The genomic segment ACCCGAAGTTTCTATGACCTAAATTACTATGTCATTTTCTGGACTCTCggtctttttgtattttaaaacaataggcCATAGATACTTTGCTAATAAACCTAATAAGGACAATATTATGATACCATACAATAGGACAGTCCAAATACTGGTTCTGTCGTAGTGAAGGTTAGTATTTagtaacattgaattttccttCTTCTGCAAATCAACCTCATTCTGTAATTCGgcgatattatttaaatctattttgcTTAAGTTAGGCAGttctattttttggtatgGCTTTTGATAtgtatgattaatatttatgtctaacaaagggaaaatttgaaattgccggTTGGTTTTCCTATTGCCTCTTAAAACTATGttccttattttaagattacaACGATACTCTAAATCTATTGCGTAAGTTCCATCCAACAGAATGTTACTTTTTGAAGATTTACATGTTTCTAATCCGACAATACTTTTGGTGGTCACCAGGATCCACTTATTATCGtctatgttttgtatttgtgtttCCCCCAGGGTAACAGTTATTGATTTACATCGTGTGGCGTTGTGTTCGTAACGCAGGAGTTGTACTTCGCATGGGGAAAAATCGTGGAAGTTATCTATATGTATTTGAGGGCATAGATATTCATTAGGGGATACGTACCGACAGGGTTCGTTCGCGTATCCGAATGTTTGGTCGTTTATCAGTAGATATTCGGATCGGGGTATTATGACTTTGTATACTTCGCCATGTCTTACGGGCAAGGGAAGTAATCGGAATAAATCATAACTAACTTTTTCTACTAATGGAATTTCGATGATGAACGTGATCGAGTTATCTTTggcgaaactttttatttccaaagtgtTTTCGATAgttaatagattttcaatgttGGGCTCGAATGGTAGTTTTCCTAGGGGAATTTGCTCTTTCATTGACTGTAGTTCTGTTAGGAATTCACTTGGGTCGATTATGGTGTTATGGAAGGtgtttaatttagcaaaggtAATTGCCTCTTCGATATTTGAAAGTATATCGTAAATATTCTGGTAAAAGACGGTAATTTGGGTGATAATCATTTGGATACGATAGAactcaaaaaggtttgtttcCTTGACCTCGATCTGATTGACGACATCTATTATTTGTCTAATACGTGACTCCAATATAATTTGGTTATGGGAtacatttcttattgtttctctgaaattgattattgatttagaaaaaagagtCATTTGCTTGTCAATGGCggattttaaatcgtttttgttttgtttaaggATTTCCATGTTTTGGTCGATACGTTTTGCGTCATCTTGGTCTAGGTTCCccgttattgtttttatgattgatCCTAAGGCGTTTATAAGAGCTCGTTTCGTTCTTAATTTGTTCGGGAAGATTTGATTTATCTGACGgatgattttgtgttttaagctAGTAGTCACAACAAGGGAATTGTGGTATTCGAGTTTATAGTCAGTGAAGTTATTTAGGGTTTTGACGAGTAAGTCGAAttgggtattaatttttgcgaattcTTGTAATAGTTCGGTCATGTCGTACGTTTGGATAAAGTGCCAGTGGTCAATAGTCTTCTGGGCCTTGCCTAACTTGTAGGGTAGTACACCGGGGTTGGATTTTAAGTTGATGTACTGGGATTTTCCATGCGCGAGGGGCCATCTGTAAAGAGGGGTTTCTTTAGTTCCTTGATATgtgctatttcaattttgtagggGCTTCGCGTGCTTTGGATTTTTACCTTATtatgttctaatttttctatgattatAAACGGTCCGCTGAATCTTGGGTTCTTTTTGTTTCGAGAGTTTAAATTTCGGTAGACCTTTTGGTTGACCTTAAAATCGGGGGATTCGTTTCCTTTGTGATTCCTTTTGGCAATAACTTTCTCCTTAttactttccattttcttcacGACATCTTCGCATAATGCATCGACTTTGGCTTTATGAGAGGAGACGTAGTCTGAGTAAAACGTTGTTGATATGAGGTCAAAAGGGTCTCTTGTATTTGTGTGTCCCAGGATGAGTTCGTGGGGTGTGAAATTTGTTACGCTACTTTTAGTGCTGTTGTATGCGATTATGGCATATGGAATTAGTTCAGTAATCGGTTTTGTGTCGTCCTTTTGTTTTAGGATTCTGAGGTGTTCAATCAATGTAGAGTGGAAGCGTTCCACTGGTGCGTTAGATTCGTGGTGTCTAGGGGTCGTGAagtgaatgttaattttttgggttttcaacaattccttCAATAGTTCGTTGTTAAATTCTTTGCCATTATCACAAGTGACTGTCTCAGGGCATCCGAAGAATGAGAAGAAGTTGACGAGTTTATCGCACACCGATTTCGCGTTTTTGTCATACGGATATGCTtgtccaaatttggaaaatttatcgaagATTGTTAGGAAATTTTGTGCTTCGAATGTAAAGGTGTCGATATGTATCATCTGAAAGGGTTTGCTAGGTGTTTCTGTTCTTGTAAGAGGAATGTAAGATTTGAAACGGCAGTATTTTGACGTTTGGCAAATGGTGCAatcattgatatattttgtcaCGTCTTCTTTTAGCTTGGGCCAGTAATAAAGGGCTTTAAGGCGTTGGTACGTTTCGTTGATGCCTCTGTGGTTCTGCTTGCCTTCGTGTTGGTGGGTGATGagcatgattttttcttccgGGTCTGCGATGTTGTGTAGCAGTTTGGTGCATATTCttatttgtagattttgaaaatattttaggcataCATCTATAAATGGGGACATTAAGTCTTTGTCGACGAAGTATACGTAACAGGGCTTTTTGCAAGTGAGatattcttgaataaattgtttaatagtgtCTGGGTTATTTGATACGTCTACGTGACTTATTACGTGATTCTCATAgcgttctttgttaaattttatctgcaCGTGTGGAGATTTCTTTATCAGGAATTGCAGGTGCttgttgtttataatttcgtCTAGAATGCTGAGTCCTGGATTCTCGCGGTCAGCGTCTTGGCTGTGTACTGTTTCATCGGCGGTTGCTGCGTCAGGCGGACGTAGTTGAATATCGgagatgatatttattttctgctggCTAGTCCCGGGTCTGTTATCAAAGTTGGTTTCTTCGAAGTTGGTGTTTCCTGCGACTGTTTCTAAGTAGTCTTTGATGTCGTCGTCAGAGTTACCAGggttattcaaaattgactCGTTCTCGTAAATATTCAGTTGTATCCTGGACAGGGCATCTGCGTTAGTGTTCTGGCGTCCCTTCTTGTATATTATCTGGTAATCGAACTCTTCTAGTCTCAATCGCCATTTCACCAATTTTGAGTTAGGTTCCTTCAGGTTAAAAAGCCATACTAGGGGCCTATGGTCtgtgtaaatgtaaaacttgCGGCCAAATAAGTAGGGgcggaaatatttacatgccCAAACTATTGCTAGTAATTCTTTCTCGATTGTCGAATATTTGGTTTCCGAATCATTTAGGGTCCTAGATGCATAGGCTATGGGTCGATCATTAGGTATTGGACCTTGCGATAAAACAGCTCCGATTGCATAGTTACTCGCATCCGTGGTCAATAGAAAGGGTTTCGAGAAGTCGGGATATTGTAAGAcggggaaatttattagaatttgtttGCAGTGGTTAAAAGAATTAACGAATTCAGGGTTATGTattatcttaacatttttcttgaggCAGTTGGTCAGtggctttgtaattttagcaaaatctttaataaagcgtCTATAGTATCCGACTAATCCTAGGAATGACTTTATCTCTCGGGTAGTTTTGGGAATAGGAAAGTTTTTCACTGCATTGATCTTGTCGGGATTCGGCTTTACTCCGTCTCGACTCACAACGTGTCCTAAGTACTGTACCTCTTTCCTTAGAAACTCGGACTTGTCAAGTTGGATCTTAAACTTTGAGTCTCTCAGTCGtttaaaaacgtttcttagattttcgatATGTTCTTGCAGGCTTGTACTAAAGATGATCACATCGTCTAAGTAGACTAgacatgtttcattttgtagtcCTCGTAGGATGTTGTTCATCACGCGTTGGAAGGTCGCCGGGGCGTTTTTGAGGCCGAAGGGCATTCGTAGAAATTCGTAATGCCCGGTGTCCGtagtaaaagctgttttgccAATGTCTTCATCATGCATTTGGATTTGGTGAAATCCATTTGCTAAGTCCAGTGTCGTGAAATAATGGGCTTTGCCTAGTTTGTCAAGTATTTCGTTGATATTAGGCAAAGGGAATTTATCATCTACTGTCTGTTCGTTCAGCTTTCGGTAGTCGATGACCATTCGCCACTTTTGTTTCTTAGATTGGTCTAGTTTTTTTGGCACGATCCA from the Euwallacea similis isolate ESF13 unplaced genomic scaffold, ESF131.1 scaffold_70, whole genome shotgun sequence genome contains:
- the LOC136419081 gene encoding uncharacterized protein, with translation MIITQITVFYQNIYDILSNIEEAITFAKLNTFHNTIIDPSEFLTELQSMKEQIPLGKLPFEPNIENLLTIENTLEIKSFAKDNSITFIIEIPLVEKVSYDLFRLLPLPVRHGEVYKVIIPRSEYLLINDQTFGYANEPCRYVSPNEYLCPQIHIDNFHDFSPCEVQLLRYEHNATRCKSITVTLGETQIQNIDDNKWILVTTKSIVGLETCKSSKSNILLDGTYAIDLEYRCNLKIRNIVLRGNRKTNRQFQIFPLLDININHTYQKPYQKIELPNLSKIDLNNIAELQNEVDLQKKENSMLLNTNLHYDRTSLLAKYLWPIVLKYKKTESPENDIVI